tttatcctttgaaaaaagttttttaaattttttattaattttatcctttaaataactatttcttttttaaatttaacagtTTTGTTTtcgattttgatattttttaaaacttatttatttttttaataaaactacctaaaaataaatataagttattatattatttataattaaattataaaattatttatgtaaaatttaataagtttaataataataataacactattattattttttattatagaaaaataacacacatactctatttatatatatatatatataactatgattaaatataatataacacaTCTACATTGTCGATAATAGggactaatatttgtaaaaataacaGGCTATACTTTATAAGCTACTAATAAATGTAAGATATgaaacttttcaatttttagtttAGCAATTCTTTAATCTAGAGTATTTGATTactattatatttcattatcatGTACTGATACATATTAGACATTATActgttttaactttttattcttttaacaattctataaacatgcatttttttaataaaatatttaatgcactgaaataaaagataaaggaGATGAGGGTTGCGCCACCGTTTTTCCCTTCCCAAATCCCAATCATGgattctaattaaattataaaaaaactagtATATAAACAGTGAAGAGTTAAGAAGGTGTGAGAGAAGAAAGAGGAGAGAGAGGTCAAATCGAGCGGCCAAAGGTTGGTTTCTTCATTAGTATTTTTGTGGTGGTGGTGCTGGTATTAGCCAAGCTTAAGAGGGTTtcaacacaaaagaaaaaagaaacgaacaagagagagaaaaggaaagaacaagaagggaaaaataagaaaaactgGTGAGATAACAATATTTGAGAGAGATAGTTACAAGCAAGCTCCAATTCccagaaagaaaaattaaaactgcTTCACTTTCATTTCTTCCTATCTTACCCCTCTGATCTCATGCTATCTTCCCTCATGTATCCCTTTGATTTGATTCGGAAaggtataatttttttctcacacTTTCCTTAAATTTCAGATCTTTCACTTACCCATCTCTTTAAATTGTGTGTTTTTATCGGCAATTACCTGCTCTGGTTAtgtttgatcaattggatttaTTGGGATTTTTTGGGGTTATCTTTTGATAATTAAGGTGTTGAATTGCTTGAGATCCCGTAAAGGTCTTGGCTTTCATATTGGAAGGTTGTGTTATTGTTATGGTCGTGCTTTGACTTTTCTTTTTTGCCTTCAACTGGCTTTCATCTGTCGcagtttcttttttgttttttgttcctATGATAAGGTTTAAGAGTTTGGAAGTTTTATTTGGTTTTACTAATTGAATAATTCTTTCAATTGTTTACTTAATCTTGGCTCTGTCAATTATTTgcttcagaaaaaaaattagggttttcacCAATGCATTTATGGTAAGCAATATGAGCTAAAAGTTGTGTCTGTAGTTCATAATAGTCACTCTGTTGTTCAATCGAGTTTATGTGATTTACTTTCAAGTTTCAGTTTTGTAAATGGTCAATCTATTGTTGCCTGCAGTGATAATCAACATATTTAACTGGAATTCTTTATTGAGTTGCGCATTATGCATCATGTGATATTGGATACCGTGGAGTTCACTTGTCTAGTACGTGATGCATGAAAGTTTTTCAGGATTTTTGTTGTTCCAGTGTTTTCTTATGATAGTCTGTTTGATGAACTTAGTAATAACCTAGTTGAATTATTTTTGCAGGGTTTGGTTGAAGCCGTCTGGAATATTTCTGTTACAGTTCATAAGGTCCATCTATGTTTTAGTCATTTTCAACATATTCTTGTCAATAATGAGCTTATCCAAGAAAGTATCCCAAACAGACGCTAAATTGAGCGCCCCAAACAAAGCAACCTCTTTGAATCCAAATGCAGCAGAGTTTGTTCCATACTCCCTGAGATCATCTCCATCTGGAAGCACTAGCTCAGTGGATGCAACAGCGAAGTTTACTAGTACCGCTGGATCTCTTGGTAAAGCAGTTCTAGATCGATCAGAATCATCCATTTCGAACAATTCTGATGATGAGGCTCACCAGTACTGGCGTTGTCAGCTGCCTGATGATATCACTCCTGACTTCAAGGTCATGGGAGAAGATGAATCCCAAGGTGTTAACAACCTCTCTTTAGCAGGCTTATctataaataatcataatgaATCCTCAATATTTCCTTCATCTAAGGAAAGTAGATATATGTTAAATGAGCTGCAGGAATTGTCTCAAGAACACCTTAATGGCAATAATTTTGCTGATAAATTAAGGTTTTCCAATTCAACCTACAGGGAGGAACCATCTTCACCAAGCCTTTTGAACTCTTCAGCAAAGCCTTGGGATAGGCAAATTGGGAAGACGGATTTGCATGTTAGCAATGGTCAAGAGGCACTTGTTTATGATGACAACTCTGGAAATAGATTCTTAAATGATGGTTTTGCTGGGAATTCTCTTTTGAATGATACTGATTTGAACCCTTTGGAGTTTTTAGCTTCTCTTTTTCCTGGGTTTGCTTCAGAAAGCCTTGCTGAAGTTTTCTTTGCCAATGGATGTGATTTACATCTGACCATTGAGATGCTCACTCAGTTAGAGGTTGGTTCTTCATGTAATACCTGATTTATGGTTAGATTATGGCTCATTGTAAAGCCTCTTTTCATGTTACTGTTGGTAAAAATGCACACACATGTGTTATAACTGGATCCTAGCATGTGTGATGCAATTCTTGGTCAGAAAGGCACATCTTGCTACGTGATTTGGTACAATACTATATTAAATGTGAAGAGTTGGAAGCTAAAGGTATGGGGAAATATGTGTACCTTGTTTTGACAGGGAAGAACTAGCGTTCCATGAAGTTGTGAGGCAACTCTAAGGCAATCCATCTCCCTGTTTCTGATCACTGTTTCCCTAAATCTTATGGCTTATGCTTCATGTAAATAAGTGacaattgaaatttaatttccaagtttttggatataaatatatatatatatatatatatatatatatatatatatatatatatatatatatatatatatattgttggtATATGATATAGTAATACAACTATCtcttggtattttttattttgtggatGTTATTGTCATCTCTCATGAGTTCATTTCTCTGACATTCGTAGTCAAGGACTTTTACGTTGATTAGATTTGCTAAACCTCCTCTCCGATTTTGTAGATTCAAGTTGATGGAAGTAGCCTCAATCAGAATTTGAGTCCAAAGACTGTGTCAGCTCCCAATCTGAGTGCAATGGAATTTCCAGCTCTTACTTCATCAAATGGCCAGAGTACTGCAAAATATGCTGCAGATAGTGTTCAAAGTGGCAATCCTTACTTATCATCTGATAAAGACATGCTAATGTTCAAATTTAGCTCTTCTACTCCATCTAGAGGAGCTGTTGACTTTGCTTCAGCTGTCAGGAAATTGGCTTCTCAGGATTCTGGTATATGGAAGTATGATAAAAATGGTTCTGGTGATGCTTCCACGGGCTCTAGTAGAAGTTTAAATGTTCTCGCTAGTGCCTACAATGGTGGACAAGGGAGAGCCAACTTTAGTGATAGATTACAGAACAGCGGTTCTGCTCGGGCAGCTCCAGTTTGGCTTGAAACTGGTGACGCAGTTggtaaatatttatgtttatatgcTTCAACTGTGTGACGAATTCTTTCTATTCCATGTTTCCTTTAACAATTTTGAATGGCAGCAAATATGTATTCTGAACTGCGGGAGGAGGCTCGTGATCATGCACGCTTGCGTAATGCTTATTTTGAGCAGGTGGGTTTTTGTTTCATGGGGTGATGGAGGAATTAATGAGAATATGAATGAGAGTACAATGTAATGATTTGGCTACTACCTACGTACTTCTCTGGCTTGTATACGTATGCTTTATCATACTTCTACTCTTCCATATTCTTTTAGTATTTAGTCCATAATTTATGttatttcctttgttttctaCTATAGTTTTGGACAATCAAATTGAACATGAAGATAACTTTTAGGATGGCACCAAATTGAGTATGCACCAACAATAAAGTAAAGGAACATTTGCTTTGTGACTGGCAAAATCCTTCCAGAgcattaaatttttagtttgcTTTCATTCAGCAttaagttttttcttattttttattgcaaTGCAATTTGTCCAGTTAAGAATTTTGTAAGTCAAGTTTCAACAATTGCAATCTATCCCACTAGCTCGGGAAGAGGTGCAACATGAATCCACCCtccttaatttttgtatattgagtttaattcttcaaaatataaaaaaacaggCACGACAAGCCTACCTTGTTGGCAACAAAGCCCTTGCAAAGGAGCTAAGTGTTAAAGGGCAACTTCACAACATGCATATGAAAGCTGCACATGGAAAAGCTCAAGAATCTATTTACCGTCAGAGGTTCGTTTTCCAATTCTATCATTCTTTCTATCCATGCAGCATTGGCTTAACAAACAGAATCTGTGGTTGGAACTATGGCCATTGAAAAGAATGATGTTCTCATTGGTTATGAGAAGTATGAAACAATTTGAGTGGTTTAACATACACAAGTGATCGACAGTTTTCCAATCCAATTGCTTGCAGTGAAAAAAATGTTACTAGTGAGGTTCAAATGAGAGTACTACTATTTCTATGAAAAAATCTACTTTCCAAACTGCTGCAGCCTTTCCTTCTCAATCATTCACCAATAGAGGCTGTCAAACAGTTGAATGCTCctaaagaagagagaaaaaagaagccTAGGTGCTGCATTCTGGTGAATCATTGTGATTTGTATATTGATTTTTCAGGAACCCTGTTGGTCCAGAGATGCAAGGTAATGGGAGGGGGCACCAGAGAATGATAGACCTGCATGGTCTGCATGTAAGTGAGGCTATTCACGTGCTGAAACATGAACTGAGTGTGCTTAGAAGCACGGCCAGAGCCGCCGAGCAGCGTCTACAGGTTTACATCTGTGTTGGCACCGGCCACCACACCCGGGGCTCGCGCACTCCGGCTAGACTTCCGATAGCTGTACAGCGATATCTACTTGAAGAAGAAGGCCTTGATTTCACCGA
This window of the Vigna angularis cultivar LongXiaoDou No.4 chromosome 7, ASM1680809v1, whole genome shotgun sequence genome carries:
- the LOC108338218 gene encoding polyadenylate-binding protein-interacting protein 7 isoform X1, giving the protein MSLSKKVSQTDAKLSAPNKATSLNPNAAEFVPYSLRSSPSGSTSSVDATAKFTSTAGSLGKAVLDRSESSISNNSDDEAHQYWRCQLPDDITPDFKVMGEDESQGVNNLSLAGLSINNHNESSIFPSSKESRYMLNELQELSQEHLNGNNFADKLRFSNSTYREEPSSPSLLNSSAKPWDRQIGKTDLHVSNGQEALVYDDNSGNRFLNDGFAGNSLLNDTDLNPLEFLASLFPGFASESLAEVFFANGCDLHLTIEMLTQLEIQVDGSSLNQNLSPKTVSAPNLSAMEFPALTSSNGQSTAKYAADSVQSGNPYLSSDKDMLMFKFSSSTPSRGAVDFASAVRKLASQDSGIWKYDKNGSGDASTGSSRSLNVLASAYNGGQGRANFSDRLQNSGSARAAPVWLETGDAVANMYSELREEARDHARLRNAYFEQARQAYLVGNKALAKELSVKGQLHNMHMKAAHGKAQESIYRQRNPVGPEMQGNGRGHQRMIDLHGLHVSEAIHVLKHELSVLRSTARAAEQRLQVYICVGTGHHTRGSRTPARLPIAVQRYLLEEEGLDFTEPQPGLIRVVIY
- the LOC108338218 gene encoding polyadenylate-binding protein-interacting protein 7 isoform X2, with amino-acid sequence MMRLTSTGVVSCLMISLLTSRSWEKMNPKELSQEHLNGNNFADKLRFSNSTYREEPSSPSLLNSSAKPWDRQIGKTDLHVSNGQEALVYDDNSGNRFLNDGFAGNSLLNDTDLNPLEFLASLFPGFASESLAEVFFANGCDLHLTIEMLTQLEIQVDGSSLNQNLSPKTVSAPNLSAMEFPALTSSNGQSTAKYAADSVQSGNPYLSSDKDMLMFKFSSSTPSRGAVDFASAVRKLASQDSGIWKYDKNGSGDASTGSSRSLNVLASAYNGGQGRANFSDRLQNSGSARAAPVWLETGDAVANMYSELREEARDHARLRNAYFEQARQAYLVGNKALAKELSVKGQLHNMHMKAAHGKAQESIYRQRNPVGPEMQGNGRGHQRMIDLHGLHVSEAIHVLKHELSVLRSTARAAEQRLQVYICVGTGHHTRGSRTPARLPIAVQRYLLEEEGLDFTEPQPGLIRVVIY
- the LOC108338218 gene encoding polyadenylate-binding protein-interacting protein 7 isoform X3, translating into MSLSKKVSQTDAKLSAPNKATSLNPNAAEFVPYSLRSSPSGSTSSVDATAKFTSTAGSLGKAVLDRSESSISNNSDDEAHQYWRCQLPDDITPDFKVMGEDESQGVNNLSLAGLSINNHNESSIFPSSKESRYMLNELQELSQEHLNGNNFADKLRFSNSTYREEPSSPSLLNSSAKPWDRQIGKTDLHVSNGQEALVYDDNSGNRFLNDGFAGNSLLNDTDLNPLEFLASLFPGFASESLAEVFFANGCDLHLTIEMLTQLEIQVDGSSLNQNLSPKTVSAPNLSAMEFPALTSSNGQSTAKYAADSVQSGNPYLSSDKDMLMFKFSSSTPSRGAVDFASAVRKLASQDSGIWKYDKNGSGDASTGSSRSLNVLASAYNGGQGRANFSDRLQNSGSARAAPVWLETGDAVANMYSELREEARDHARLRNAYFEQFWTIKLNMKITFRMAPN